AGCCACAGCACAATAAATTTCAAAAAGTgtgcagcaggtaccacgcttctctgaagatgACGAAGGGTGGCGTAGTGAATAATGCCTGCCTTATACACAAtgaataatggcgtagtgggtaccttgcaagcgtgcttgcagcagCCGCCCACTCAGTATTAAAAAGCCTCTGAAAGGCCTTCAGaggcttttctagctttcgctgggacAGTGATGCGCGTTCAGCGTATAGGCATGGCAGTTTTTTCTGATTGTTGCCGACTAAGATCATTACTCGACTTGCCCAagcggttgttttttttttgtagctgataTACTGCTATGTTGAATCCTAATCACAATCGTCAGCCtgcctacgtccactgcagatcAAAAGATGAGCATGCGTCACTCATTAACCCGGTCCTGTTCTTGCTTCGGCCGCGTTCTTTCCACGCACACTTACTATTCATATCTGCCCATGCCACTGTCTGCTTTCTACTTGCGCGGTTGCCTTCGTGAGGAGTGATTATCGGCTGCCTTGTCTACATTCCTTGCCAAAGTAATTTTGCCTTTCTCAATTACGTTTCGTATTTCCCCAGTATCTGTGTGTCTAAATATAGTGTGCACATCTGTCATATCTATAGTTGTTTATACTGTAGCTTGCTTACGTCGCTTCATTGGCACGCTACTTATAGCCTGTTACTGCACTCATTCGTTTACGAATTGAGCTTATATCCTCAATTGTGTTTAGGTTCTCATTTCGCAACAAGGCATTTTGTGCCATATCTGGCATGAAATACTCGACTTTTTATTTTAGTAAAATGAACAAAATATAAAGAATTAGACAACAAATACTACAAATtacgaaaaataaaaatattcacGCCTATTGATTCCTATTATTGATTCTCATTTGCTGACGTTCTCCGCTAGTGGtgcgagcaggaatcgaattgGCCTGATGTTTCGCTTAACTATTTCGGGGTGAGACGTTTTCATTTTAGATACAGCCTCAATCCTTCACAAGAGGCGAAAGCCCATTTCGTAATTTAATTATCGTGCATATGTTTCGAGTGGCCAGTGAATTAGTTTTAACAAAATACTTTTGAGCAAAATGTTTAGAAATTTTCCTATTCTCGCTAGCCTGTACGGAATAGAAATATGAGAATCACCTCAAACATGCaacatcgtcgtcatcgtcatagGATAGAAATATCGTGATCTATGATGTTCATAGTGCTGCAGACATTCGGGATCACTTTATTGGAAAAATAGCTCACGAATAGTAAATTTAAAACACATGACGCGAAGAAACCACTGCATTATTGTGATATATGTATCTCCTTGTTTTGAAGTTGTGTTCCGCGTGTAAGAGCAACATTATTTTTTCTTAAAGGTCAACCCTTTCCACAAGGTTCCTGCCATTGATGACGAAGGATTCGTTGTTTACGAAAGGTAAGTTCTTAAGTAGTCCGGCTTAAAGCTGGTTGTACGCATTGAGGTTAAACACAAATAAGATGAGCATTTGACTCAACTCTACTGCGTGTAATGCCATGGAGCATGTAGTACTAAGCACTTTGAATGTTTCAGTGTAGCATGACAAAGCGTGAGAATTTACCTACTGTTGTATTCTGACAGTGATACTGCAGATCATATGGAACTCGGGCATGGGTGGGTAGAATTGTTATCTGTAAGAAAGCGAAAGCAGCAAAAATTTAGTATTAATGTTGACTATCACGTGCCAAGTTCTCATCATCATGGTATGCATCTGTTGTCAACGAACATGAGTTTCTATATCTGCACTCTTGGTGTGGTCTTTCCAGCTCAAACCGCCGAAGACAGGCATGCGAGCTTTTTTTAGAATACGATTATGCTTGATAAAATGTTAAAAACTACTCCTCTCCGACAATAGATGGCAAAGCTGGAAGAAGTGGCACGACATCTATAAGCCTTTTAGGTTTTGACGCTTACCAGTACTATTTAGATTGACGACTCAAATGCTCACAGAGTGATGCTACAGAGTGAGAACCACGCAACGACTGAGCTCTCGAAAAACTTTCGCTTTGTTGTAACAGTTGCTACGAACTCACCAACTCTCAGACATTTGCTTTTATGAACTCCACTCTTTCTAGAAAGCTTGCGAATGTTTTGCGAGAAGAGTTCGGGCATGCTCACGAATGGGTATAATCACAGCCAAAATATAGAAGGCACTGCCTGCGACATTTATACGGTGCTCTGCCGGTAATATTGTGGCAGAAGAAAGGCGTCAAGCAAAAAAATTTATGCTCCCAAGACTCATAATAAATTCAGTATGGAGCACTTCAAATACGTCATTTTCGCTGGTATTTCAGACTACACGTTCACGGAAATTTGAAAAGCTTGTCAATCGCAGGCAACTTTCGCACCACATGCCGAGATTATCGATCTCCGTCTTATGCGATCACACTCTTAGCTCTATCAGCAATTTTTCAGCATGGAGTAACACGTCTCAATTTCTGCGAACTTTAAGGCACTCGATCTTGCTGTTTCTTCTGCAATAAAAGCCGGATGTTTGCCACTTTCTAGAAGTATTGATTTCCAAAGCGATGTAATCGATCGTGCTAGACATGGTGGGTAGTACGCTGAACTAGAACAAGGCAACAGTTAGCTCTGACGAGCTGACAAAGAATACCTTAGCTCATCAACAAAAAGCAACCGTGACTGTGAATTCGGTGTCAGAACATGTTCAGTCGCGAGTGCTGCTCGCAGTCGTAAAGTTACCATACAAAACCATTTCCTAGCTGGCTGCAGTAAGAGAGCCCTTTACCAAGTAAGTCCTACTTACTTTGTAAAGGGGCTACGACAGCTTAGGAAGCTGAAAATGTACAACGTCTTTACATTTTCCCAAGAGAAAATATGCACTACCGCTAAGTAGCAGTGACTTGTTTTTAGTCATGGGAATGGGAAGGACCATAATTCTGCTTTCGCAGCATTGCAATTGCCTACTACCTGGTGCGCAAGTTTGCCCCAAAGTCCGATCTCTACCCTGAAGACATCGAGTCAAGGGCTCGCATAGACCAGACCCTGGCAGCACTTTCGGGCACTGTCCATCCTCAGGCATCAGTATTCTTCGTAAGTGTCCTCCGTTTTCGTCGACATATTGAAGCGAGGGTCTAGACAATTTTTCAACATGCAGAGGAAATAGCTTGTGCTATTGGTTGGGCAATTACCTACAATGTTGAAACATTCGTTCAACCAGTTAACCATATAATGAGTTCTCAAGGTTCCGTCAGCGTTCAGCACGTTTCGACAAGAAGCGCATCGTTCTGAAATGTGGCGGTGTACCGAAGTCTTCTTTACCCATGACTGCGATGCCACACGGTGCACCTCACGTCGTTCAAAGGTACTTGCTATTAACTACCGCTGAGTCATCAGCCAAGGGCTAAATGAAATAGGTTCAAGTTCGTGGCCTCACTTCTGTAAAACTTTGAGTCAAAATATACGGGCTGTAAACACGCAGGAACGGTACATTCTGATTCTTGCTATAAAAGAACTGGATCAAGCTCGAGAAACAAGCGAGACATTACGAAGCCCTTCTACTGAGCATATTAACCGAAATAGACTGAGTGTATCAATTTATAACCACAATAACGAGTGATTTTCCTATCCCTGTCTTGTGAGAATAAGAGCGCATGCTCTAAAAGCAAAGCCAAACGCATGACAGGTGGTTTTGAAAGAGACGGCACAATTTGTCCATAACTATCACGAGTCGCTGAAGGATAGTGAATTAAGCATAACGATACATGTAGCTAAGCCTGGTACTGTAATCATGCAACATTATTCTAAACGCTCCATCGATGACATCGTACAACACCACTTATAATGTGAAAGTGCACGGTGGCTCGTGGTGCAATATCGGCCTTCTTTATTGATCCCTATAATTTTTTTTGACAAGCCGTTGAAGTTGTGCATTGCTGTTGCAGCCAAGCAGGTGTTTGTTTTTGTAAAAATACTTTTGAAGATATTTGAATATAAGAAAGCGGGAGATTCGCGTATTCTGGCGGAGCTTCAGAACAATAATCGGCGAAAGCTTTGCTGCCGAGCCCACATATACTATTGTTATTTGAGAAACTCGTAGCCACACCACTAGCTCAAAAGTTTCCTGTACGTCATCTTCAATAGGCCCTTAAGTTTCAATATCGTTACTATGTAAGCCATGGTGGTGACGACGAAAACGTACTCACTGCCATCTGACACCACGCAAGGGAATACACATATCTACTTATCAGAACGTCCATACACTACAGAATGATATGCGAAAAATAGGAAGAATATGCATCGGCTTGAAAGCAGATTCCTCGCCTACTACAAAGGCAGAAGTAAGCTCGCGCCTCGCTTttatatacgctcaaagtctgACTCATGTGTAAATCCGTCAGAGTGGGCTCATTGCTGATATTCTATTGGTAGCAAACATTGCTTTGGCTTATCCTCTCGCCGAAAAATTTTACTGTTTCGTCACAAGGGCAAAAGCAATGAATGTCAAAACAGCTAATAGGACTCGTATATGAAGTAAGGCTAGTGGCTAACTGCTTCAAAAACCGATATAGTATACTTCAAAACGCTGACGTAAGAGAATACGGCTGCTTCAAAGAGCGAAGCGATTGTCGGGCTGTCGCGTCCGCACGAAGTGAATGCCGTGAGCAGTGCATGTATAAGTGCAAGATATGTTTACCGATGTCCACTGGATCAAAGTTTGTATTTTTTGCCCAAGTGCCGCAACCTCCCATTTGCACCCTTTGATGCTATTTCAGTCGTCATGGGCAGGGACTGTGAGTTTTATCTCTACTGGAACTATGCCCATGGGTGCAGCTTTCGGAACCTTTTGATCACACGTGGAACATGCTACGCTAGGGGTGATGTCTTAATTTCACACTTTTTATGGAACATGCATGACGATGATGTGAAAAATTTGCAGAAGGTCTTCGTACAACTTGTATCGCAATAAAACATGCCTATAATTAAAAGTAGCTTCACTCCAGCTGAGCGAGCTGAAACACACTGCTTTGGCCAAGCTACTTTTGCGGTATTCACTGTCTGATGGGCTCTCGCATATTAAGTATTGAAGAGCAACTAGTCTGTAGTTTCATGTTTTTACGTAAATATTCAGTGTCAATTTCGATTACACCCGATTCCTTTTATTGGAAGAAAGAGTGCGCATAGCGTCAGCAAAACTCACAACACACATTGGAAGTTACGACGGAAATTCGGCACTTGTTCGCATATGCGTGCTTACGGCGTTGATGGTCCTAGTCACTTAACCAGAGAAGGCGCCATGTCAGCCGAACAAATTGACCTAATAGTCTGGGAAGCGCTGCGACAAACCATCCTCTCCTGCTCAAGAACCCTGTACACACCTATAATATACCAGTACATGTTACCAGGCATATGACGTTACAACTTGAAAAATGTCGATGACGAAATGTTGGAGTGTTTACACGGCTTACTTTCTGCACAGCGACCTCGTTTCTACTTGAAGACAAAGCCAACTGCCGAAGAAGTCATTGCCTACGAAGAAAACGTTGTCAAAGGTATCCAGCATCTCATCGGGGATGGCAAGTATGCCGTCGGCGACAAGCTCACTCTCGCCGACCTCGCCATCGTGTCGCACCTAACCCTCGCACTCGAGGTAAAATAAGAAAATGGATGCCTTTGAATATTATGAAACAGGAACCAACGAGCGCTTATAAATGCGATGGTGTTCTAGTTTTGAGGTCCTTTTTTACACGTTAGCTAGGTGCTTCGAATCTGCGGAATGTTCTTACTAAGATAGCTTGTTTGTTAAATAATTTTCACCATGACATTTTTCTAACATTGATGTAGCGTTCATGCGCGAATAATTACTTGCAATTTCACTCTAGCCCTCGATACTTTGTTGCTTCTCGCGGCTTCTGAGTGCTTGTGATGCGCTGCaaggtaaggaaaaaaaaaccagaaacgGCACACAGTGATGCGCAAACTAACAAGTAACTACTATTTTATTTTGATTGTGAACAGCTTTAAGTACGGGAAAAAGAAAATATGTGAGATGAATTTAGTGATAGAAGAGACAGAATATGCAGAATATAAGCTGCCAGTGATGTTTCTCGACGCAAAAGCTTTTGCTGCAATCTTTTGATAAGACAGACAGAGAAATTACGGAACCTTTTTAAATGCATATCAGTGAAGGGTACGTTATAGCACCATTGATTGCTTTCTCTGAGAAGTAAATTAGCTTCTGAGTGCAAAACATGTCGCTGCATATCTATTTCTTGGTACGTTTCAGAGAAATTGTTTGATGCCCGGGTGTGTTTTTTATTTCCGTATTCTGTTTTCTCTTACTGCATGCTCCtcccaccttttcttttttttgcctacacATAAGGCTGTTCAGGGGAAAAAATAGTCGCTAGTTTACGCATCACTTTGTgtcctttctgttttttttttataccttACCCTGCAGCGCATCACAAGCGTGAAaataaaccaactagcccccatTGCCCCTTTATTAGCAAGTATTTCTAAATGAAAATATGAACTTTGAAATTTTACACCGATTGGAAGAAATGACGTTCAGCACTTTTTATTTATGCATATTTTCATTAGTAGAAATGTACATACATGGTTCTGTGCTTGTTTGCAATACTTCCCTAGAATATGTGACACGTAATCTGGAGAGATAGCTGGCCTAGTGGTAAAATAGGGCTATTGGGTATACAGTGATTATAGAGGTAGACAATGAAGGCAAGAACACACAGCGCTAACACTGCAtacctaccaactagcccaactttcttTCCTGTTGCAGCAGCCTTTTGTACACAGTGCTTGATCCAGTgtaaagcacgtgtgtcttgttacCTTCCTTGTTTAGGTCTTATTTGCGCTGTTTTAATGATGTTAGTTAAGTTTTCTGTGGACTGACGTATAGTTCAAACTTCCAAAGAAGATAGGCTGCACGCGAAAAACAATGGCACAGAAGACAGTGACGAGAGCTAACTGATGCCTTGCGTTCGTGGAGGGGTCGATTCcacgaaaattaaaaaaataaacggGGTATACTTCATATTTccgatttctttttttaattttgtataTGATGCCGGTATGACCAAACAGTGCGAAATCTTATTTGATTTTCAAATAAGGAAAATCACAACACATCCAcaaagtaaatgatgatgagtggggcgaaacgtccattagcccgtccatgcttctgtccgtccgcgtgatcatccgtgcgtccatccatgcatccatccgtccgtctgcccgtgcgtccgtccatccatctgttcctgcgttcatccgtccgtaggtccatccatccgtccgtctatctgctagtctgtctgtccattcatccgcgCGTCCACCCAGTGAACAGTCTAAGTACTGCCATATCCCATCTCACAtcccatgtggcacatacccatctagagtgggtatgtgccatcggtggctgcttactactatactactactactactactactactactactactactactactactactactactacatgcatTGGAGGATATTCAGACCCAAGccttaagaagtttcgccccaaaaaaattttgtgtaaaaaaaattgagaagcATCGCTGGTTGATGAACGCCATTTCAAAAGAGCATGTTCTCGTAAATTCGCGATCGAGCTAACAGCGACCGAAGCTATATATCAAAAAAATCTGTTACGTAGCACAAACAGAAGTAAGGAACGTAGAATTAGTTCACTTGACTTTTTCAATTCTTGTGCCCTTGCATATTTTTCAAGAATTCTGAAAAAGCACTGTGTTTTGGAATTTGCTTCGTTGTTGGGACGCATTTTCTGCTTATTTCTGCCTAAAGGTAAATAACATGACTTTCTCATTTACAATCTCAAATCATGTCTTCGAGCGCCTTAAGATGCCTGGCGCTACATAAAAATcaactgtgaagacagcgagTAAATATCACAttttcctgttctttttttaaggaaTTGGGCACATTTGTAGAAACAACCTGTATATTTTCGCGTTTTCTATCTAAATAACAATAAGCTCTTAGAACACGCTTTTGTCACCACTTGTTTTACTCGGCCATGTTTCGTTTGCACAGGCCATCAGGGGTGAGAAGGAGAGAAGGGAGGATGGGAGATTGTAAAGCTTGACACAGTCTTGCGTCACAGCTTTGTCGCAAGGGCGAAAAAataaatgtgatagcaacaaactggatgGTCCCGAGCAGAATGAAAAGCAGAATAAAACGCGCCCTGCGTtgttcacgcacaaatgacgcacaaaacgttctcagaggtacagatgcacgcaaaTAACTGCCTCAGATGTTTATTtgctgcgtctgaaaagcgcgcttttcgcaaacggagactacAATGGTCGCAGTGGCTTAATGCGCCTGGTAACTACGACAGAATCCTTCCAGGTAAAGGCCGAGAGCAGCAAAGACGTACGCTTCTCCCCTTCTCtctaccgcgagataagggcgcgcgagggagcatcGCTCCCCTCCTCAAGCAGAGAAAAGTACGCCTGGGAGATTAGAGCGCGCGCAGCCAGGCGATGTGGTGACACGCGCTTCCTGTGCAATCTTGCTGGTAATTCTGAAAACAAAATATTCGACGTCGACGCTgacgccggcagcaaaatccagccgagagtgttcatatacttgctatcgcaataaaagagtgGGAAGAGAAGTGAGAACAAAGAGTTGAAAAAGACAAGTAATGCTACAAGCCCCACAGTTTTCTGGGTGCTCGCATATGATGCGCGTATCTGCAAAAATTTACTTTTTGCTCTAAATATAAAATTTTATGCAGTAATGACAATGCCTCTTCATTAGCGTGAGAAAAAATCTACTTATGCATATTTCACATGCATTCACGTTAGTCTCCGATGTACTATACTTCGGCATATAGACCTAAATATTCTGCTCGCCAGAATACAATGTACGGTAACAATTTTCTGAGGAACTGGTAATATTGCATGAGATGGCAGTCAGTGCTgacctttttttactttttcgtagTGCCGTTCTGTTTTGTCTTATCATCGCCATGATTTTCCGTACGCCTTCTCTTGTCTTGGTTTTTGAAGcggtaaaacagaaaaaaaagccaaATCACTGTTATTGACCAATAAACTACTTTGTATGTTTCAACGTAATAGGAGCTGGCTCTTCTTGTTTGCAGATTGACTGCATTGACCACGCCAAGTTCCCGAAGCTGGCTAGCTACTATGAACGCATGAAATCGGAGCTCCCTTACTTCGAGGAGATTTACAGGCCTACCATTGGCTTCGTCAAGCAGCACTGGGCTTCTCTGCAATGAATTTGCCCTAAGCACCTTATCCTGGGTCGGGGAAAACCGAGGCACTTCTTCTTCTGAACACAATGCTCACATACACGCCAGCATGGCTTAAACGCTTCAATCAGCCTTGATTTTTTTGAAGGTGTGCCAAGGCTCTTTTTTTAATGGTTTATTTTGCTAAAGGTTACGTTATAGAGAGGAGTTCTTGGGGTATCTCACTAGACAATAATAAATTGATATACTGTTTCTCTTAAAAGAATGTAAAGAATTATGCCACATTATGCCATGTATGATCGGAATTTGGCACAGTGGGCACATATATATCTTTTATTTAAAATCACATGAGCACCTGATATTTTCTGACGTGCAGCTTGAGCCATACAAATCCTTTGAACCAGAATCTAGGTTCACCTTGAACAAATAAATATTACTTTGCCGGTCAGTTGTATGTCGAGATAACGTTCATTTAAGTGTTTGCTATTGGGTGTGTTAAAATCGCCATTGTGATCTGGCGGTTACGGCGCTCCGTTGATCTCCCGCTCGTCGCGACATCTCATTACCGCCGTAGAGGACAGACTtttcatggaggcgaaaaagtTCCGAGGCCCATATGCTTCGTTTTAGGCGTACGTTGAAAAAcactagatggtcgaaattcccggagccgtCAACTATGGCGTTACTCATAGTCAAGacattgttttgggacgttaaaccccaacactcGTTACGGGTGTCTCGATTCCACGAAGTCATAGATGTGTAAAGCCTGTTAAACGATAATCCTGAAACTTTAAGCAAACGTAATAAGTCATCAAAACGGACACGTAGCTTTGCACTGGCATTACTGCTACCTTATACTCTCTGGTCACCGAACGGCTTCGATGTTCAGTCAACCCCTCTACGTCTTCCCTTCCCCCCTACCCACTACTTCCGCTTGTTTTTCACAGAATACCCCTTTCCTTTTACTAACAAAAGTTGTCACGGTGGCCCCTTCCCTTTCGCACCTAGTGTGCTCAATTGTCTGTGTGCACGcaggtgtgtgtgtttgtgagtgagcgtgtgtgtgtgtgtgtgtgtgtgtgcgcacgtgtatgtgttttgtgtgcgtgtatttgtgtgtgtgtttctgtgtttgtgcgtgcgcacACGTTTGCGCGCACGTATGTGCacgtgtatttgtgtatgtgcgtctgtgtgtgtgtttgtgagtatgcatgttgtttgtgtgcgtgtgtgtgcttgtgtccATGTCTGTACGCGTGCATGTGGGTATGTGtgtgcgtctttgtgcgtgtgtcCATgcgcatgtgtgtttgtgtgtgtgtgtcagtgtgtgtgtgtgtctgtgctttTGTGGGTGTGTTTGCACATGTGtttttgtgtgagtgtgtgtttgcttgtattttttgtgagtgtgtgtgtatgtgcacgtGCTTGTGTTTGCGATTGTGTGAAAGTTCATGCATGTGCCAACTTACGTGCGTGTGTGCGCTCATACAACTTCAAGTACGGAAATAtatgtgtggtagaacatctttTTCCAAGGAGGAGTTTCGGGCTCCAATCACTCTCAGACCAAATTTAAGATCTTTAAAATTAGTCTTTCATTTGCAGCTATCTTGCATTTTCGCTAAAAGACAATGCTCATTTTTTTATTCCCAACTTACGGCGAATAGGACACTTACAATTTCAGCGAACCAAGCTCTGTTACGCTATCGAGTTTAATATGTTACTAGGAATGTATATTGTGGATGTGGAATTCCTTGATGCGCAAGTGTGGTTCGATGCCCGAATAAAGGTCTAAAGATccacagcagaaaaaaaacttgttttgaGGCAGCTTCACAATAATGATTTGCCAAAAAAACAGTGGTCGACTCGAGGTAATGATTGCTGCGTCATGAATTCCTGTGGTCATACGTAGACGTAGCACAGCTAAAGCAGTACTTGCAGGTTTCATGGTATTTCTACCCCCTGTCGATTATTTCGTATGCTATTTTACTTTAGTACGAAGAAATGTGGCCTGATCACTTTCTGCTATTTGTTAATCTATCCTATTGCAccccgccgttgtggtctagtgaCAAAGGTACCCAGCTACTGACCCTCAgtttgcgggattgaatcccgactgcggcggcgtcaattttgatggaggcgaaaatgctgttggcctgtgtgctcagatatgggtgcacgttaaagaactccaggtggtcgaaatttccggtgccctccgctacggcatctcgcataatcacatggtggttttgggacgttgaacttcacatatcaatcaatttttccTATTACTTGCATACGAACGTTTTTACATGCCAACGTTGTCACCAAGCTACACACCGTTTCAGGCGAGACTGACAGTGCTGCGAAGAAGAATTCAGTGTGTGTTGGGGAAACACTAGTCAGATATATTAATAATGAAATTTTACGATATGGTAAATCTCAGGTAGCCGTTTGTGGTAGCATACAGGACCAGGTGGGCACGACTCGTTTATTTGTTGATAAAAGCACGCAGTTGGAAAACTTCGTCGTATTCAGAAAAACTTGGTCGATGCATGCGTATAATGAATGCCATATTTTTAATGAAATCAATATCGTTTTGAAAGAACCTCTACCATGGTATGCGCCTCGACGACATGCATTTTTCAGATACAGTCTAACGCAACGATCTTGCACGCTATGACAAATTAATCCAGCAGGCATGCTTTCTTCTCTACTGAAATAAAACGCTGTAAGGCTGCGCTGTCACTGCATTCAACTCTCAAGTTCTGAGTAGGGACACCTTCAAAAATACAAAATAAACTTGGCGTCATCCTTACATGCATTGTGATTCGATGTATTTAATAGGAAGCATACATTCTATACTTATGGCAGTGGGCAAAATATGCCTGGTCTATTTAGCGCTGCTAATACTTTAGCACTCACGGGATCGAGTAAACACTACTTGTATTTATTCCAAATTTGCTTTAACACACACAGACCAGGACAAATAGTGTCATTCACTGGTTTGTGTTTTTatcttttttgtgcgctgattgTGATGACCAAGACAAATATTATTTTCTAGTCATTACGACAATGATTAACGCGAATGTAATT
The sequence above is drawn from the Rhipicephalus microplus isolate Deutch F79 chromosome 3, USDA_Rmic, whole genome shotgun sequence genome and encodes:
- the LOC142803391 gene encoding glutathione S-transferase 1-like produces the protein MPITLYNLPGSPPCGFVRCVGKHIGVDLNLKNLNLANKEHLSEEYLKVNPFHKVPAIDDEGFVVYESIAIAYYLVRKFAPKSDLYPEDIESRARIDQTLAALSGTVHPQASVFFRPRFYLKTKPTAEEVIAYEENVVKGIQHLIGDGKYAVGDKLTLADLAIVSHLTLALEIDCIDHAKFPKLASYYERMKSELPYFEEIYRPTIGFVKQHWASLQ